In Companilactobacillus allii, one genomic interval encodes:
- the fba gene encoding class II fructose-1,6-bisphosphate aldolase, protein MVLTNGNEIFNNARKGKYAVGAFNINDLEWTRAILAAAQETNTPVLVQTSMGAAKYMGGYELCLHLVQDTIKAMGITVPVIMHLDHGNYEAAKECIEVGYNSVMFDGHDLPFDENLEKTKEIVKLAHAKGISVEAEVGSIGGTEDGITGLGELADVEEAKTLNATGVDYLAVGIGNIHGVYPDNWKGLSFDRLQELAAEISTPLVLHGGSGIPKEQIIKAISMGISKVNVNTELQLSFAKATREYIEAGHDQDIDAKGYDPRKLLAPGTKAITDTTKERIQWFGTPSI, encoded by the coding sequence ATGGTTTTAACAAACGGTAACGAAATTTTCAACAACGCCCGTAAAGGCAAATACGCTGTTGGTGCATTTAACATCAACGACTTGGAATGGACTCGCGCTATTTTAGCTGCAGCTCAAGAAACAAACACACCTGTCTTGGTTCAAACATCAATGGGTGCTGCTAAGTACATGGGTGGCTACGAACTTTGCTTACACCTAGTACAAGACACAATCAAAGCTATGGGTATCACAGTTCCAGTTATTATGCACTTGGATCATGGTAACTATGAAGCTGCCAAGGAATGTATCGAAGTTGGTTACAACTCTGTTATGTTTGATGGCCATGACTTGCCATTTGACGAAAACCTTGAAAAGACAAAGGAAATCGTTAAATTAGCACATGCTAAAGGTATTTCTGTTGAAGCCGAAGTTGGCTCAATTGGTGGTACTGAAGATGGTATTACTGGTCTTGGTGAATTAGCTGATGTTGAAGAAGCTAAGACACTTAACGCTACTGGCGTTGACTACCTTGCTGTTGGTATTGGTAACATTCACGGTGTTTACCCTGACAACTGGAAAGGCTTAAGCTTTGACCGTCTACAAGAACTTGCTGCTGAAATCTCAACACCACTTGTTCTTCATGGTGGTTCAGGTATCCCTAAGGAACAAATCATTAAGGCTATCTCAATGGGTATTTCAAAGGTTAATGTTAATACTGAATTACAATTATCATTTGCCAAAGCAACACGTGAATATATCGAAGCTGGTCATGATCAAGATATCGATGCTAAAGGTTACGATCCTCGTAAGTTACTTGCACCTGGTACAAAAGCTATTACAGATACAACTAAAGAACGTATCCAATGGTTCGGTACACCTTCAATCTAG
- the wecB gene encoding non-hydrolyzing UDP-N-acetylglucosamine 2-epimerase: MKKIKVMTVFGTRPEAIKMAPLVLKLKQNSDRFETITVVTAQHREMLDSVLEIFKITPDYDLNIMKERQTLSGITGLVLKELDGIIEKEKPDIVLVHGDTTTTFSAALSAFYHQTSIGHVEAGLRTWNKYSPWPEEMNRQMTDDLADLYFAPTSESKANLLKENHKEDNIFVTGNTAIDALRSTVHQDYHHDILDIIDPNKKMILITMHRRENQGEPMKQVFHAMKRVVEKHDDIELIYPVHLNPVVQKTAKDILGDVERVHLIDPLDVVDFHNLASKSYFIMTDSGGVQEEAPSLGKPVLVLRDTTERPEGVEAGTLKLVGTDSDVVEREMSRLIEDKAEYDCMANAKNPYGDGKASDRILDSISYHFGQTKDVPEEFE; encoded by the coding sequence TTGAAAAAAATCAAAGTTATGACAGTCTTTGGCACAAGACCAGAGGCGATAAAAATGGCACCATTGGTTTTGAAGTTAAAACAAAATAGTGATCGTTTTGAGACAATCACAGTAGTTACGGCCCAACACCGTGAGATGTTGGACTCTGTTCTTGAGATATTCAAAATCACACCAGATTATGATTTGAATATTATGAAAGAACGCCAAACACTTAGTGGAATCACTGGTTTGGTATTAAAGGAACTAGATGGTATTATCGAAAAGGAAAAGCCTGATATCGTGTTGGTACATGGCGATACAACAACGACATTCAGTGCAGCTCTTTCAGCATTTTACCATCAGACAAGTATCGGCCACGTTGAAGCTGGACTTAGAACTTGGAATAAATATTCTCCATGGCCAGAAGAGATGAATCGTCAAATGACAGATGATTTGGCTGATTTGTACTTCGCTCCAACAAGTGAGAGCAAGGCTAACTTATTAAAAGAAAACCATAAAGAAGACAATATTTTCGTTACTGGTAATACAGCAATCGATGCATTACGTAGTACAGTTCATCAAGATTACCATCATGATATCTTAGATATTATTGATCCTAATAAGAAGATGATACTAATCACAATGCATCGTCGTGAGAATCAAGGCGAACCAATGAAACAAGTCTTCCATGCTATGAAGCGAGTTGTTGAAAAGCATGATGACATTGAATTGATCTATCCAGTTCATTTGAATCCAGTTGTTCAAAAAACTGCCAAAGATATTCTTGGCGATGTAGAACGTGTTCATTTGATCGATCCATTAGACGTCGTTGACTTCCACAATCTAGCTTCAAAGAGTTACTTCATCATGACCGATTCCGGTGGTGTTCAAGAAGAAGCACCATCTCTTGGTAAACCAGTATTGGTATTACGTGATACCACAGAACGCCCAGAAGGCGTAGAGGCTGGTACTTTGAAGTTAGTCGGTACCGATTCTGATGTAGTTGAACGTGAAATGAGTCGTTTGATCGAAGATAAGGCCGAGTATGATTGCATGGCAAATGCCAAGAACCCTTACGGTGATGGTAAAGCATCTGATAGAATTCTAGATTCTATTAGCTATCATTTTGGACAAACTAAAGATGTACCGGAAGAATTCGAATAG